TTTTTCATCTGAATATCTATACCTGGATATCTTTTTCTTACTTTTTCGATGACCTCATAAGTTTCTTTAAAATGTACGCCTGTATCCAGAAATACAATCTTTGCGTGAGGTTCTACCTTGCTTATGAGATCGATCAGGACGATGCCTTCGATTCCGAAACTGCAGGCATAGACGACTTCGCCTCCGTACTCTTCATAAGTCCATTTCAGTACATTCAAAGCGCCCTTATAAACAGGGTCTATGTCAAAATCGACAGTGTGCGCTTTCCAGTTTGAGTAGGTTAACATATTGCACCCCTTTCCCTGAGGCTTATCCATACAAAAAGAGGCGATAACAAGATAAAGGGATTCCCCTATCTGTGTTATGCGCCTCTAGTTGTCTAGTCAGCTTATTTAATTCGGACTTTCTCATTTTTCTCTAGTTGAATGACTTTCCCGTCTTGAACGACGATCGTGATGGAACCAAAATTCATCGATTCCAGCATGGATTGAATCTTTTCCATCACGTCGTCCCCGTTTTGTTTATTCGCTTTGGTCACATGATTCCCCCAATTTCTTCTTATCCAGATTCAAAAACAAAAAAACAACCATCCATTTTGGAAAGTTGTTCAGGTAAGAATACCTTATCTTCCAAAATGACTTCCCATTTTGCTGGAATTAGCACCTTACATTTCGTAGGTTGCTGGGCTTCACAGGGCCAGATCCCTCCACCACTCTGGATAAGAGTTATTAATTTTAATATTCTAAATAATATCACATTACACACGGAAGTCAACCCGACTTTTTCTATCGGATTTATGTCTTTTGTCTTATTTTTACTTTCCATATACTTTATATCTATTCAATCAATTGGTGTAATACGACATCATATTTTTTCAATTGCTGGATGGAGCCCTACTGGAAAAGTGAATAGACGATGCTTCCTTCAAGCACTTTTTTGTCATGCTGATTGATTGCGAGTAGGCTGAAGGAGAGACAATTTTCCCTTATATCTGTTAATTCGGCGAGCAGGGTGATGTTGTCTCCAAGGAGGACCATCCCTGTAAAACGGACAGAGTAGTCTTGTATGAAGCCTTCCTCACTATGAGCGCTGAACAGCCTGGAGGCAGTTCCCATCGTCCACATCCCATGGGCGATGATACCGGGGAGCCCGAGATTCAGTGCTACTTCTTCATTCACATGAATGGGATTGTGATCACCTGAAGCCTTGCTGTAAGAAATCAAATCTTCCAGCGAAACCGGTCCCAGTTCAAGCGGGGGAAGTCGGTCTCCTTTTTGATATGTCCGAAGATTTCTCATTGATTCCACCTCTCTTTGACGGCTTCCGTAATGATTACAGTGGAGGTGGAAAAGAAAATGGTCTCTCCCTCCGGTGTTTTCCCGATGTCCTCGATCACAAGGAAGCCAAGCGTCCCCGACGAACCGGCCCGTTCATTATAATTCTTTATCTCAGTCGAGCAGCATATCGTTTCGCCTACATATAACGGCCTCCTGTATTGAAAAGACTGTTCCCCGTGGATCAATCCTTCGTTTGGTAAATGGAAACCTTCAATCATTCCGTAGTCAAACACCCTCGGGAAAGTTGGTGGAGCAATATTTCTACCATAACGGGAACGTTTGCCGTACTCTTCGTCCACATAGATGGGATGAGGGCCGCCGATCGCTTCTGCAAATTGACGTACGGCGTTCTGTTCGACAATGTTGGCAACAGGATCAGAGCGCCTGCCTATATATTTCTGGAACATGTCTACACCTCTATTCTTTTCAAACTCTTACTATTATCTTATCATTCTATCCTGAAAATTATGGAGGTGACTTGAGAATCAGGGCTGTCATGGAGATTTTTTTACAAAAAGAGGGGCAGTCCCATTCTGTCATGAGGCTGCCCCTTGTATCAGATGTCAAGTTGATGAATTGTTTTCTTTCGTGACGTGCAGTAAATGAATCGTATCAGGAGGATTTTTGCAAATCGCTGATATGACAGCGATTCCATCTGCCCCTGCTCTAAGAACCTGTGATGCATTTCCCGCGTGAATGCCACCGATACCCACAAGTGGCAGCTCTATGCCTGCTTTTCTGATTGATCTGATCACTGAGGGACCTTGCACATCCCTGCAATCGGACTTCGTGGACGTATGAAACATAGGGCCTACGCCGATATAGTCGGCTCCCGCATTTTTTGCACGCTTGGCTTCTTCCACAT
The nucleotide sequence above comes from Bacillus sp. KH172YL63. Encoded proteins:
- a CDS encoding YezD family protein, which produces MEKIQSMLESMNFGSITIVVQDGKVIQLEKNEKVRIK
- a CDS encoding MaoC/PaaZ C-terminal domain-containing protein; amino-acid sequence: MRNLRTYQKGDRLPPLELGPVSLEDLISYSKASGDHNPIHVNEEVALNLGLPGIIAHGMWTMGTASRLFSAHSEEGFIQDYSVRFTGMVLLGDNITLLAELTDIRENCLSFSLLAINQHDKKVLEGSIVYSLFQ
- a CDS encoding MaoC family dehydratase N-terminal domain-containing protein gives rise to the protein MFQKYIGRRSDPVANIVEQNAVRQFAEAIGGPHPIYVDEEYGKRSRYGRNIAPPTFPRVFDYGMIEGFHLPNEGLIHGEQSFQYRRPLYVGETICCSTEIKNYNERAGSSGTLGFLVIEDIGKTPEGETIFFSTSTVIITEAVKERWNQ